A part of Candidatus Dadabacteria bacterium genomic DNA contains:
- a CDS encoding ergosterol biosynthesis protein, whose amino-acid sequence MIEWLGIGHLFELSRTEAIAGFFTPLVIFAVFFLAQLILPGKRVPGYVINPQTGKPRNYRLNGIVVFAVALIVWAFELTGMPREWFYRSSIYAVVGGTVFTAIFAIIAVFSQPEGKIKNPLLALWDGRAQEISFFNERFDIKMYFYVVGGTMLALNALSGAAYNYEIFGENYNPGVFLYAAFYTYYILDYFIFERVQLYTYDLIHEGIGFKMFWGGLVIYGWLFILPLWGMAAYPSPGFSSGWTYFWLIGTTALFLFGWGISRGANMQKYTFKRWPDRKFLGIFEPEYIQAGDRKILCSGFWGAARHFNYLGEGFLGLSIALAFGYFTNPWAWTYFVFVVTFFTFRQRFDDVYCAEKYGAEKWAEYQARVKYRILPGIY is encoded by the coding sequence ATGATTGAATGGCTTGGTATTGGCCACCTTTTCGAGCTTTCCCGTACGGAAGCGATTGCGGGGTTTTTCACCCCGCTGGTGATTTTCGCCGTGTTTTTCCTGGCGCAGCTTATACTGCCCGGAAAGCGGGTTCCCGGCTACGTTATTAATCCGCAGACCGGTAAACCCCGTAATTACCGGCTAAACGGTATCGTGGTGTTTGCAGTTGCGCTGATCGTGTGGGCTTTCGAGCTCACCGGGATGCCGCGTGAGTGGTTCTACCGGTCCTCGATCTATGCCGTGGTCGGCGGAACAGTCTTCACCGCAATTTTTGCGATCATAGCGGTCTTCAGCCAGCCGGAAGGCAAGATAAAGAACCCGCTTCTGGCGCTTTGGGACGGGCGGGCGCAGGAGATATCGTTCTTTAACGAGCGCTTCGATATAAAGATGTATTTCTATGTCGTCGGTGGGACGATGCTGGCACTCAACGCCTTGTCCGGGGCTGCGTACAACTACGAAATCTTTGGCGAGAACTATAATCCGGGCGTTTTCCTGTATGCGGCATTCTACACATACTACATACTGGATTACTTTATCTTTGAGCGCGTCCAGCTATATACCTACGATCTGATACATGAGGGCATCGGCTTCAAAATGTTCTGGGGAGGCCTCGTGATCTACGGGTGGCTGTTCATCCTCCCGTTGTGGGGCATGGCCGCTTATCCGTCTCCCGGATTTTCGTCGGGATGGACATATTTCTGGCTAATCGGAACGACTGCGCTGTTCCTGTTCGGGTGGGGCATCTCGCGCGGCGCCAACATGCAGAAATATACATTTAAGCGATGGCCCGACCGCAAATTTCTCGGGATCTTCGAACCTGAGTACATCCAGGCTGGAGACCGCAAGATCCTGTGCAGTGGCTTCTGGGGTGCCGCTCGCCACTTCAACTACTTGGGCGAAGGTTTCCTTGGTCTTTCAATTGCCCTGGCATTCGGCTACTTTACCAATCCTTGGGCGTGGACCTACTTTGTCTTCGTCGTAACGTTTTTTACCTTTCGTCAACGTTTTGACGATGTGTATTGTGCCGAGAAATACGGTGCCGAAAAGTGGGCGGAATATCAGGCACGGGTCAAATACCGGATTCTTCCTGGCATTTATTGA
- a CDS encoding methyltransferase domain-containing protein, producing MADDSDNPVSSAAQPDDILERLSKYRRSQGMSKEEYANTVTAFYNLITDFCERGWGQSIHFAVMEPGMSFEESIVNHEYFLGEAIGLRPGMKVLDVGCGVGGPQRSIARKFGASIVGLNINKYQLGKCSVYNSEAGLDHLCSVLHGDFLNIPAEDGSFDAAYHIEALCHAPDKAAAYAEIFRVLRPGATFVGYDVCTTPLYDGGNPKHRELKEINEYVSALPEIASFTEVDDSLRAAGFELIEARDRALDADPKTPWYQPLEGGSLNLRSFLRTAFARKIASTVLPVLEGVRAVPKGSSEARKIINVVADSLVAAGRLGIVTPMYYHKARKPG from the coding sequence ATGGCAGATGACTCCGATAACCCAGTTTCAAGTGCAGCTCAGCCGGATGATATTTTGGAAAGGCTGTCGAAGTACCGCAGAAGCCAGGGGATGAGCAAGGAAGAGTACGCCAACACGGTAACGGCGTTTTATAACCTCATTACCGACTTTTGCGAGCGTGGATGGGGACAGTCGATTCACTTCGCAGTGATGGAGCCGGGGATGTCTTTCGAGGAATCCATTGTCAACCATGAGTATTTTCTGGGCGAAGCCATTGGATTGAGACCGGGCATGAAGGTGCTGGATGTCGGGTGCGGAGTGGGCGGACCCCAACGCTCCATCGCAAGAAAGTTCGGCGCTTCGATCGTGGGCCTCAATATCAACAAATATCAGCTCGGGAAGTGCTCCGTGTACAACAGCGAGGCTGGACTGGACCATCTCTGCAGCGTCCTGCACGGCGATTTCCTGAATATACCGGCGGAAGACGGAAGCTTTGACGCGGCTTACCATATCGAGGCCTTGTGTCATGCGCCGGATAAAGCCGCGGCCTATGCTGAGATATTCCGTGTATTGCGGCCCGGCGCGACTTTCGTCGGCTACGACGTGTGCACGACCCCGCTTTACGACGGCGGAAATCCTAAGCACCGGGAACTCAAGGAAATAAACGAGTACGTCTCCGCTCTTCCTGAAATCGCTTCATTCACGGAGGTAGACGACAGCCTGCGGGCAGCCGGTTTCGAACTCATCGAGGCGCGTGACCGCGCTCTTGACGCCGACCCCAAGACGCCGTGGTATCAACCGCTGGAAGGGGGCAGCCTGAATCTGAGAAGTTTCTTGAGAACGGCCTTTGCCCGCAAAATCGCCTCGACGGTTCTGCCAGTTCTGGAAGGCGTGCGCGCCGTACCCAAGGGGTCATCCGAGGCGCGGAAAATTATCAATGTCGTGGCCGACAGCCTCGTGGCCGCAGGACGTCTGGGAATTGTTACGCCCATGTACTACCACAAGGCTCGCAAACCGGGCTGA
- a CDS encoding cytochrome P450: protein MNDPIESQPLSLLDEFILMLLDEESGYFYQIAAHKMNCAIIGAALAELSLLSRIDTDAESLLLLDPTETGNPSLDLILKEIVDEPVQHNAQFWIEKLIHHAETITDLTLDNLLNLGILEHHQGDFWTVAAGKLYADASGDDEDASLSQFIRTRIGKDIFSDDIPHPRDIIIICLIETCDIFPLMFKLDKKTEERIELICRMDLIGRSIADAVAENINNPLLTASHHGKKIPRVSLHRIMFNPYTRTGNLPALFADLTKQYGPVFEVSLPFSKPNIFISGPEVNYWVRRHGRKYLTSKNLFGEFEKVYGAVGILPALDGADHFRYRKTMTPAYSRGRLEEQLDLAYSKAREFMADWKVGESYPARDLCRKMINAQTSPLMMNIDTQDIMDDIIAYKERALSTHLLNILPKFMLKTPGMKRKAKAIGTLMERVQNVHTAAQRAGCPRNFVDDLLSLNANYPLLMPESNLSFALSAVVLASMYLGDGFNFALYAMASHPELYEKIRSEADALFSNGDPTGKDLTPANMEITDRFINECLRVYPIVPMSMRGVVNTFTIDGYEIPQGARINIAQTAPHYMEDCFPDPFSFDIDRYLPPRNEHRNPGYAPYGLGPHTCLGARWMTLHMAVNLLIISHYFTLRVHPENYKLGITAFPSMKPDNKLKFHIAEQKHELPT, encoded by the coding sequence ATGAATGATCCTATTGAGAGCCAGCCACTGAGCTTGCTCGACGAGTTCATACTGATGCTCCTCGATGAGGAGAGTGGCTACTTTTACCAAATAGCCGCCCACAAAATGAACTGCGCTATTATCGGTGCGGCACTTGCGGAACTCTCTCTGCTTTCCCGTATCGACACGGACGCCGAGTCTCTTCTCCTTCTGGACCCAACGGAAACGGGCAACCCAAGCTTGGACCTAATTCTTAAGGAAATCGTCGATGAGCCAGTTCAGCACAACGCCCAATTCTGGATTGAGAAGCTCATCCACCATGCGGAAACGATCACTGATTTGACTTTAGATAATCTGCTTAATCTGGGAATTCTGGAACATCACCAGGGTGATTTCTGGACAGTGGCAGCTGGCAAACTATACGCGGATGCAAGCGGCGACGATGAAGATGCAAGTTTAAGTCAGTTCATCAGAACCAGAATCGGCAAAGACATCTTTTCAGACGACATTCCACATCCGCGAGATATTATCATCATCTGCCTGATCGAAACATGCGATATTTTTCCCCTCATGTTTAAACTCGACAAAAAGACGGAAGAACGGATCGAGCTTATCTGCAGAATGGACCTCATCGGCCGTTCAATAGCGGACGCGGTCGCAGAAAACATCAATAATCCGCTGCTTACAGCTTCTCATCATGGCAAAAAAATCCCGCGCGTCTCACTTCATCGGATAATGTTCAACCCATATACTCGTACTGGAAACCTTCCAGCACTTTTTGCAGATTTGACAAAGCAGTACGGTCCAGTCTTTGAGGTCTCCCTTCCTTTCTCAAAGCCAAATATTTTTATTTCCGGACCAGAAGTAAACTACTGGGTACGGCGACACGGACGGAAGTACCTGACATCCAAGAACCTCTTTGGCGAATTTGAGAAAGTGTATGGGGCGGTAGGCATATTACCTGCCCTGGATGGCGCAGATCATTTCCGGTACCGGAAAACCATGACTCCAGCATACTCCCGCGGGAGACTGGAAGAGCAGCTGGATCTGGCCTACAGCAAGGCTCGGGAATTTATGGCAGATTGGAAAGTGGGCGAAAGCTATCCTGCAAGGGATCTGTGCCGAAAAATGATTAACGCTCAGACGTCACCTTTAATGATGAACATTGATACGCAGGATATCATGGATGATATAATTGCCTACAAGGAGCGGGCGCTCAGCACCCATCTCTTAAACATTCTGCCAAAATTCATGTTGAAAACACCGGGAATGAAACGCAAGGCCAAGGCAATAGGCACTTTGATGGAGCGGGTGCAAAATGTCCATACAGCGGCCCAACGGGCCGGTTGTCCGCGAAACTTTGTAGATGATCTGCTAAGCCTCAATGCGAACTACCCGCTATTGATGCCCGAATCGAATCTGAGTTTCGCTCTATCAGCAGTGGTGCTTGCCAGCATGTACCTGGGTGACGGCTTTAACTTCGCCCTTTATGCCATGGCGTCACACCCTGAGCTTTACGAAAAAATTAGAAGTGAGGCCGACGCACTGTTTTCAAATGGTGATCCAACTGGCAAAGACTTAACTCCTGCCAATATGGAGATCACCGATCGCTTCATCAATGAATGCCTTCGTGTGTACCCGATTGTTCCAATGTCCATGCGTGGCGTTGTGAATACGTTCACGATTGATGGCTACGAAATACCGCAGGGGGCCAGAATAAACATTGCACAAACCGCCCCGCACTATATGGAAGATTGCTTTCCGGATCCCTTTTCATTTGACATCGACCGCTACCTGCCGCCCCGCAATGAGCATAGAAACCCCGGATACGCCCCATACGGACTGGGCCCGCACACGTGCCTCGGCGCCCGATGGATGACACTTCATATGGCTGTTAACCTGCTGATCATATCGCATTACTTTACTCTTCGGGTACACCCCGAAAACTATAAACTTGGAATCACCGCGTTTCCATCAATGAAGCCGGACAACAAGCTTAAATTTCATATCGCCGAGCAGAAGCACGAACTGCCCACCTGA